In Caproicibacterium amylolyticum, a genomic segment contains:
- a CDS encoding transglutaminase-like domain-containing protein, translating into MRGKMNTALHLEEPNITLQQEKPIFSVLLDCLLSILLLSGLFHCCVNMYRITIPEFLPLLIFCVLAVLVQLCLHWRKGGFIILLLLGVIWTTVLVQKIQAAACGTLLTINLALDTLSTASRGQYDFNTLSVRTVIGYTDAECILLFMLLLFTLLTVIFALLIHYRMALLSTLLCFALLTPALFMSIAPPVKGMIPIVSTCAALFALRFRSRISAPRAAVRRGWFALPAALLIAGILCSMLHPESYVRPQQLENLRFSFENAVNNLSPKHAYGGLANSVSRVNMKNTESVSFSGKTMLRVATASQEAQYLKSFTGTQYSDSSWSLSDGKAYNSFLQNASLKNNSYLQNNIQTLMSQYESLKRTAYNLNPRADSKISIENVAANSRCIFVPYGFCSLPDGAEYDRDLRVRFSSLFGKSSYTIPFYSCSDDSRLGTYAANGNIAAHTTGSWPILTPARISFLITSNSGISLNLPNSLFTNTAAEFAWQTSSPISDAQREMLKLYSCQAAYNMISLRSGFQYIYTDSGKEGSQGAASYLLTQQDVDNILKKKQDPSLNINISIFESIDEATFKKNLKSYALMDMKQYYTQLLYPLTKKGTQVLQDTAQPIQLKAINSDIANFLEYEYQYRKAVYKENTQVPDSLRPTLTAWLKDHSLSPESVSPLASDSNGSAVNSVVRQVMQQLASSCQYTLSPGAPPAGTDFIDYFLNENKNGYCVHFATAATLLLRTLGIPARYAEGYYVPASELNGRAGNIVNVTDDRAHAWVEVYSPGLGWVPFEATPGYTTLSTQNNLASYATPSKSSHAPAVSSSKASASAVSSKTATASSAAVSSHTTSTASGSSAQITSKDSADSDLLWVIVCMAVLLAAVILLRHAWVLARRKKAFTQADTKAAGAAVYTYLQQLTDYGVPLSIEAQQLCEKALFSQQGLTAEEMQHLLSLASAAAQQALAKHGAWGRFVLRWFENIE; encoded by the coding sequence ATGAGAGGAAAAATGAATACAGCACTCCATCTGGAAGAGCCAAACATAACTCTGCAGCAGGAAAAGCCGATTTTTTCGGTTCTGCTGGACTGCCTGCTTTCTATACTGCTTTTAAGCGGCCTTTTTCACTGCTGTGTGAATATGTATCGCATTACGATTCCGGAATTTTTACCACTGCTGATATTCTGCGTACTGGCGGTGTTGGTGCAGCTGTGTCTGCACTGGCGCAAAGGCGGATTTATCATTCTGCTTCTGCTGGGAGTCATCTGGACCACTGTGTTGGTACAAAAAATTCAGGCAGCCGCCTGCGGGACGCTGCTGACCATCAATCTTGCTCTTGACACCCTTTCCACTGCCTCCCGCGGACAATATGACTTTAATACGCTGTCGGTTCGCACTGTCATCGGTTATACCGATGCAGAATGCATCCTGCTTTTCATGCTTCTTCTGTTTACACTGCTTACCGTAATTTTTGCATTGCTGATTCATTACCGTATGGCACTGCTGAGTACGCTGCTCTGCTTCGCGCTGCTGACGCCTGCGCTTTTTATGTCGATTGCGCCGCCCGTAAAAGGAATGATTCCCATAGTATCCACCTGTGCCGCACTGTTTGCCCTGCGGTTTCGCTCCCGTATTTCTGCACCGCGCGCTGCAGTTCGCCGCGGCTGGTTTGCTCTGCCCGCCGCACTGTTAATCGCAGGGATTTTGTGCTCCATGCTGCATCCGGAAAGTTATGTGCGGCCGCAGCAGTTGGAAAATCTGCGTTTTTCCTTTGAAAACGCGGTAAACAACCTTTCGCCGAAGCACGCTTACGGCGGTCTGGCCAACTCGGTCAGCCGCGTGAATATGAAAAACACCGAGAGTGTTTCCTTTTCCGGCAAAACCATGCTGCGTGTTGCCACTGCTTCGCAGGAAGCGCAGTACCTAAAATCTTTTACCGGAACGCAGTATTCCGACAGCAGCTGGTCCTTGTCTGACGGCAAAGCTTATAACAGCTTTTTGCAGAATGCGTCCCTCAAAAACAATTCGTACCTGCAAAACAACATTCAAACGCTTATGTCACAGTATGAGAGCTTAAAACGCACTGCTTACAACCTGAATCCCCGCGCGGACTCCAAAATTTCCATTGAAAACGTTGCGGCTAATTCCCGCTGCATTTTCGTTCCCTATGGCTTCTGTTCCCTGCCGGACGGTGCTGAATATGACCGCGACCTGCGTGTGCGCTTTTCCAGCCTGTTTGGGAAAAGCTCCTACACAATCCCATTCTATTCCTGCTCGGATGACAGCCGCTTGGGCACTTACGCAGCCAATGGAAACATTGCCGCACACACCACTGGCAGCTGGCCAATTCTTACACCTGCCAGAATCTCGTTTTTAATAACCTCCAATTCCGGCATTTCACTGAATCTTCCAAACAGCCTGTTTACAAATACTGCAGCCGAATTTGCCTGGCAGACCTCCTCGCCAATCTCCGATGCACAGCGTGAAATGCTGAAACTGTACAGTTGTCAAGCCGCTTACAACATGATTTCTCTGCGCAGTGGATTTCAGTACATCTACACAGATTCAGGTAAAGAAGGCTCCCAAGGAGCTGCCAGCTATCTGCTGACACAGCAGGATGTTGATAATATTCTCAAGAAGAAGCAAGACCCCTCATTGAATATCAATATCAGTATTTTTGAATCGATTGACGAAGCGACTTTTAAAAAGAATTTAAAATCGTACGCTTTGATGGACATGAAGCAGTATTACACACAGCTGCTGTATCCGCTGACCAAAAAAGGCACGCAGGTACTGCAGGACACCGCACAGCCGATTCAGTTAAAGGCTATTAACAGCGACATTGCAAATTTTCTGGAGTATGAATATCAGTACCGCAAAGCTGTTTACAAGGAAAATACGCAGGTGCCCGATTCCCTGCGTCCAACGCTCACAGCCTGGCTAAAGGATCACTCGCTTAGCCCCGAAAGCGTCTCGCCATTAGCAAGTGATTCCAACGGCAGCGCGGTGAATTCCGTTGTCAGGCAGGTTATGCAGCAACTAGCCTCTTCCTGCCAGTACACGCTCTCACCGGGGGCACCACCTGCCGGTACGGATTTCATTGATTATTTTCTTAATGAAAATAAAAATGGCTATTGCGTTCACTTTGCCACTGCGGCGACACTGCTGCTCCGCACGCTGGGAATTCCCGCCCGATACGCCGAGGGCTATTATGTACCCGCGAGCGAGCTCAATGGCCGCGCCGGCAACATAGTTAATGTTACGGATGACCGCGCACACGCATGGGTTGAAGTTTACTCGCCGGGGCTTGGCTGGGTGCCTTTTGAGGCAACGCCGGGCTATACCACGCTTTCCACGCAAAACAATCTTGCCTCATACGCCACTCCCTCTAAAAGTTCACACGCGCCAGCCGTCAGTTCTTCAAAGGCATCTGCCAGCGCTGTATCCTCAAAGACAGCGACCGCGTCTTCCGCGGCTGTGTCCAGCCACACGACAAGCACAGCTTCCGGAAGTTCTGCGCAGATCACATCAAAGGATTCTGCCGATTCCGATTTGCTTTGGGTTATCGTTTGTATGGCCGTCCTGCTTGCGGCCGTTATTCTTTTGCGGCACGCATGGGTACTTGCGCGGCGAAAAAAGGCTTTCACACAGGCAGACACCAAGGCTGCCGGAGCCGCAGTCTACACTTATTTGCAGCAGCTTACCGATTACGGCGTACCGCTCAGTATAGAAGCACAGCAGCTTTGTGAAAAGGCACTGTTCAGCCAACAAGGTTTAACCGCAGAGGAAATGCAGCACCTGCTGTCACTTGCGTCAGCTGCCGCCCAGCAAGCACTTGCAAAGCACGGTGCTTGGGGACGTTTCGTTTTACGCTGGTTCGAAAACATTGAATAA
- a CDS encoding AAA family ATPase — protein MHTKAAQILQEVRKAVVGKDEILTKTLMVILSGGHILLEDIPGVGKTTLALAFSRTMRLECKRIQFTPDVLPSDVTGFTVYNKATGNFVFQPGAAMCNLFLADEINRTSSKTQSALLEVMEEGRVTVDGVTHKLPQPFIVIATQNPVGSAGTQLLPESQMDRFMMRLSMGYPAQTDEIEILRRKHTGNPLSAVQQIATAEELLEMRTESAQVFCEDSILEYIVKLTTATRETPLLKLGASPRGSIAVAALARSCAYLQGRDYVVPDDVKFVFTDAVCHRVLLSAQAKLSSASTQSVLEQILKDTPAPGARRNK, from the coding sequence ATGCATACAAAAGCGGCCCAAATTCTGCAGGAAGTCCGCAAAGCAGTCGTGGGCAAAGATGAAATTCTGACAAAAACACTCATGGTGATCCTGTCCGGCGGTCATATCCTGCTGGAGGACATCCCCGGTGTTGGCAAGACCACGCTGGCGCTGGCTTTTTCCCGTACCATGCGGCTGGAATGCAAACGCATTCAGTTTACACCGGATGTTCTGCCGTCTGATGTAACCGGCTTTACAGTATATAATAAAGCAACCGGCAATTTTGTTTTTCAGCCCGGTGCAGCCATGTGCAACCTTTTCCTCGCGGATGAAATCAATCGGACAAGCAGTAAAACACAGAGTGCACTGCTGGAAGTCATGGAGGAAGGCCGCGTGACTGTGGACGGCGTTACCCACAAGCTGCCTCAGCCGTTTATCGTCATTGCCACGCAGAATCCAGTCGGCAGTGCCGGCACGCAGCTTCTGCCGGAAAGTCAAATGGACCGCTTCATGATGCGGCTCTCGATGGGCTACCCCGCGCAGACGGATGAAATTGAAATCCTGCGCAGGAAGCATACCGGAAACCCGCTTTCCGCTGTGCAGCAGATTGCCACCGCGGAGGAGCTGCTGGAAATGCGGACCGAAAGCGCGCAGGTCTTCTGTGAGGATTCAATTCTGGAATACATTGTCAAGCTGACCACAGCCACGCGGGAAACGCCCCTGCTGAAGCTGGGCGCAAGTCCGCGAGGCTCGATTGCCGTTGCTGCCCTTGCACGCTCCTGTGCCTATCTGCAGGGCAGAGATTACGTTGTTCCGGATGACGTTAAGTTTGTATTTACAGATGCAGTTTGCCACCGCGTGCTGCTCTCGGCACAGGCAAAACTTTCTTCCGCATCTACGCAAAGTGTTTTGGAACAAATTCTAAAGGACACCCCCGCCCCCGGTGCAAGGAGAAACAAATGA
- the spoIIAB gene encoding anti-sigma F factor, whose translation MKTTNEMHLNFPSISANEGFARAVVSAFAVQLDPTLDELCDLKTAVSEAVTNAIVHGYKDTIGTVYIDCRLLPDNSIQIKVRDRGCGIENIEQAMEPLYTTAGDERAGLGFAVMKSFTDKLKVQSRLGGGTTVTMEKTFSPRVRKNG comes from the coding sequence ATGAAAACGACGAATGAGATGCATTTGAATTTTCCAAGCATTAGTGCAAATGAAGGGTTTGCCAGAGCGGTAGTTTCTGCTTTTGCGGTACAGCTTGACCCAACACTGGACGAGCTGTGTGACTTGAAAACAGCGGTCTCGGAAGCGGTGACCAATGCGATCGTACATGGCTACAAGGACACGATTGGTACTGTGTACATAGACTGCAGGCTGCTGCCGGATAACAGTATACAAATAAAGGTGCGTGACCGTGGCTGCGGCATTGAAAATATTGAGCAGGCAATGGAACCTTTGTATACGACCGCCGGCGATGAACGTGCGGGACTTGGTTTTGCTGTTATGAAAAGCTTTACGGATAAATTAAAAGTACAGAGCAGGCTCGGCGGCGGCACCACCGTGACGATGGAAAAGACGTTTTCGCCGCGCGTCCGAAAGAATGGATAG
- a CDS encoding helix-turn-helix transcriptional regulator, producing MDTKQILERPALYESFERELLNKKAIYISGHTGWGKTTAVLDWLEKTHKSYVYFSAKQEDFFKKINQIADKLIVIDDLHWITQPEEEQLIVSLMTMNADSRFVLVGRSVLPAYLKPFQLTGQLECYNQEFLCFDRSMISDLLALYQLTDPFLPAQIEMATKGYTMGVSLLVNRLAKGEPMSTQTIERTRIDIFDCYDKMLFQHWDSNLQKFLLHMASFDKFTEDMASMVTGKKNVMEIITLALSGGSYLTFIPPHTYSVHPLFHQYLTRKQRLVCSKDFIYATYHNAALYYELEDDIENALKYYQLSDNTEKISELLILNSQRHPGNGHYYETETYYRALPKDTILASPELMSGMCMLCSLCCQPEESEYWFSELEHYGEQLEKQDKNYKFVQGKLCYLKISLPHRGSKHITALLLNVAKTYESGAFRLQEFSVTSNLPSVLNGGKDFCAWVRHDRQIYRLMKKPCELLLGRYGVGIADVALAESLFEKCSSDNLTEVMMLANAGQNAAAFKGTLEMEFAAIGILTRMMLMQNNLPSAYALLDNMRNRAQKEKMKGLVDNIEAVRTKFLLMEGKNDMALLWMREKAPDENEHFHIMKRCRYLTKVRCYLTTGKYINALQLLGRLLDYFKNYDRTYGQLEAGILLAITQYRLGQDGWQKMLDDTLVRCEYYGFIRFAAEEGAALLPLLQKVTLSTSEKYAELILKETRHYALLYPNYQKPKQVLTEPLTDTEKAVLRLLCKGLSNDEIAELMGVTLRTVKFHTGNLYAKMKVKSRTQAIQNAADLL from the coding sequence ATGGATACAAAGCAGATCCTAGAACGTCCGGCCCTATATGAATCGTTTGAAAGGGAATTACTTAATAAGAAAGCAATTTATATCAGCGGACATACCGGTTGGGGTAAGACAACAGCCGTCCTTGATTGGCTGGAGAAGACACACAAAAGTTACGTCTATTTTTCTGCTAAGCAGGAAGATTTTTTCAAAAAAATTAATCAGATTGCAGATAAGCTGATTGTCATAGATGATTTACACTGGATTACCCAACCTGAGGAAGAACAGCTAATTGTAAGCCTTATGACTATGAACGCAGACAGCCGCTTTGTTCTCGTTGGAAGAAGTGTACTTCCTGCATATCTGAAGCCATTTCAACTGACAGGGCAGTTGGAATGCTATAATCAAGAATTCTTATGCTTTGACCGTTCTATGATTTCTGATTTACTGGCGCTCTATCAACTAACCGACCCATTTCTCCCTGCACAGATAGAAATGGCGACAAAGGGTTACACAATGGGAGTTTCCTTATTAGTAAACAGACTTGCAAAGGGAGAACCGATGAGTACCCAGACCATTGAGCGGACAAGAATTGATATTTTTGACTGCTATGATAAGATGCTGTTTCAACATTGGGATTCCAATCTTCAAAAGTTTTTACTGCACATGGCTTCTTTCGATAAGTTCACAGAAGACATGGCTAGTATGGTAACAGGCAAAAAAAATGTGATGGAAATTATTACATTAGCTTTATCCGGTGGAAGTTATCTTACTTTTATACCTCCTCATACTTACTCGGTGCACCCATTGTTCCACCAATATTTGACGCGCAAACAGCGTCTCGTATGTTCTAAAGATTTTATATATGCCACTTATCATAATGCGGCTCTCTATTATGAGTTGGAAGATGATATTGAAAACGCACTGAAATATTATCAGTTAAGCGACAATACCGAAAAAATTTCCGAGCTGTTGATTCTCAATTCTCAGCGGCACCCTGGTAATGGCCATTATTATGAAACGGAAACCTATTACCGGGCACTGCCGAAAGATACCATCCTTGCTTCTCCTGAGCTAATGAGTGGTATGTGTATGCTGTGCTCCCTTTGCTGTCAGCCGGAAGAAAGCGAATATTGGTTTTCAGAACTCGAACATTATGGGGAACAGTTAGAGAAACAGGATAAAAACTACAAATTTGTACAGGGTAAGCTATGTTATTTAAAAATTTCTTTGCCGCATAGGGGAAGCAAACATATCACAGCACTCCTTCTTAATGTAGCCAAAACATATGAATCAGGTGCGTTTCGATTGCAGGAATTTTCCGTTACGAGCAATCTGCCAAGCGTACTAAACGGAGGAAAGGATTTTTGTGCGTGGGTTCGGCATGACCGGCAGATTTACAGACTGATGAAAAAACCCTGTGAATTACTTCTTGGAAGATATGGCGTCGGGATTGCCGATGTTGCCCTTGCGGAAAGCCTGTTTGAAAAATGCTCCTCCGACAATCTGACGGAAGTGATGATGCTCGCAAATGCGGGGCAGAACGCGGCCGCTTTTAAAGGCACGCTGGAAATGGAGTTTGCTGCAATCGGTATTTTAACCCGTATGATGCTGATGCAAAACAATCTTCCCTCCGCTTACGCTTTGCTGGACAATATGCGAAATCGTGCGCAAAAGGAAAAAATGAAAGGTTTGGTTGACAATATTGAAGCTGTGCGTACGAAGTTCCTGCTGATGGAAGGAAAAAATGACATGGCGCTTTTGTGGATGCGAGAGAAAGCACCCGATGAAAATGAACACTTTCACATTATGAAACGCTGCCGCTATTTGACAAAGGTGCGGTGCTATCTGACCACTGGAAAATATATCAACGCGCTTCAGCTTTTGGGCAGACTTTTGGATTATTTCAAAAACTATGATAGAACTTACGGACAACTGGAAGCAGGAATTCTGCTTGCAATTACCCAATACCGCTTGGGACAGGACGGGTGGCAGAAAATGCTTGACGACACGCTTGTGCGGTGTGAGTATTATGGATTTATCCGCTTTGCTGCGGAGGAAGGTGCCGCCCTTTTGCCCCTTTTGCAAAAAGTCACTCTTTCCACAAGCGAAAAATATGCGGAGTTGATTTTAAAAGAAACAAGGCATTATGCACTGCTTTATCCGAATTATCAAAAACCCAAACAGGTGTTGACAGAACCGCTGACGGATACGGAAAAAGCAGTTTTGCGTTTGCTGTGCAAGGGACTTTCCAATGATGAGATTGCTGAATTGATGGGTGTTACCCTGCGGACGGTGAAATTTCACACAGGGAACTTATATGCCAAGATGAAAGTAAAAAGCCGCACGCAGGCGATTCAAAATGCAGCTGATTTGCTGTGA
- a CDS encoding sigma-70 family RNA polymerase sigma factor, protein MDREERVTQNLGLAHACANRFRGRGIEYDDLYQAACVGLVQAADRFDESRGLQFSTYAVPVILGEVRRLFREGGAVKVSRGLRELSRRANAEAKNFAEEAGRMPSVTELAQRMDIDPETAAQALGALQAPISLTAEDEDGGMMDLPDEPHEEELTDTLSLQQVMGSLEPNDRKLLYFRYFQSQTQTQTAQALGMTQVQVSRREKKILSALRKELG, encoded by the coding sequence ATGGATAGAGAAGAGCGTGTCACACAAAACCTTGGGCTTGCACATGCGTGTGCCAATCGCTTTCGTGGGCGCGGCATTGAGTATGATGATTTGTATCAGGCAGCATGTGTTGGGTTGGTGCAGGCAGCGGACCGCTTTGACGAAAGCCGCGGCCTGCAGTTTTCTACCTATGCGGTTCCGGTCATCCTCGGCGAAGTGCGGCGGCTGTTTCGAGAGGGCGGAGCGGTAAAGGTCAGCCGCGGTCTGCGCGAACTTTCCCGCAGGGCAAATGCGGAGGCAAAGAACTTTGCAGAGGAAGCCGGCAGAATGCCGTCCGTTACAGAACTGGCACAGCGGATGGACATTGATCCGGAAACTGCGGCACAGGCTCTCGGTGCTCTGCAGGCACCGATTTCTCTCACAGCGGAGGACGAGGACGGTGGCATGATGGATTTGCCGGACGAACCGCATGAAGAGGAACTGACAGATACACTCAGTTTGCAGCAGGTTATGGGCTCACTGGAACCAAACGATAGAAAGCTGCTGTACTTTCGCTACTTTCAGAGCCAGACGCAGACACAGACCGCACAAGCTCTGGGAATGACTCAGGTGCAGGTTTCCCGGCGGGAAAAGAAAATTTTAAGTGCACTGCGAAAAGAGTTAGGATAG
- a CDS encoding DUF58 domain-containing protein, whose translation MTSRRILYSIALLCSVLFLIFYIGYFSMFLLLFLLCLPLCSLLLMLPLHKKLFCSFTEQTISAACGEKAVFHFRLQNHSHLPVGQIVLQFSCHNLLTGEQFHKKLHFPATANGVLELPVVSPYCGRLELTVEKLTACDLFGLFNRKILLTQRQAFALILPQIPSLQIFTAPQTEMEGGSAEYDTHHPGNDASEIFAVREYQPGDRLNSIHWKLSEKRGSVMVRQGSLPLPAGPDILVELEKAPPKLLSCTAETALTLSAALLSARQRHRLLWFGGNELHSVWIDSEDTSAEAEVGLLSAQPQERAAALASYEQVAAHPLLYVTSGTVHSNLLPENAVVFSCNEAPEESSGNHFYFVQPGKIAETLDGLQL comes from the coding sequence ATGACCAGCCGACGAATTCTATATAGTATAGCCCTGCTGTGCTCTGTGCTTTTCCTGATCTTCTACATTGGCTACTTTTCTATGTTTCTGCTTTTATTTCTGCTCTGCCTGCCGCTGTGTTCACTGCTTCTGATGCTGCCGCTTCACAAAAAGCTTTTCTGTTCCTTTACAGAGCAAACGATTTCTGCCGCCTGCGGTGAAAAAGCGGTATTCCATTTTCGGCTGCAGAATCATTCGCACCTGCCTGTTGGCCAAATCGTGCTGCAATTTTCCTGTCACAATCTACTGACTGGAGAACAGTTTCACAAAAAGCTGCATTTTCCGGCAACAGCAAACGGTGTGCTGGAACTGCCGGTCGTTTCCCCCTATTGCGGTCGGCTGGAACTGACGGTTGAAAAACTGACTGCCTGCGATCTATTCGGCCTTTTCAACCGTAAAATTCTGCTGACGCAGCGGCAGGCATTTGCACTGATTCTGCCGCAGATACCATCACTACAGATTTTTACAGCACCGCAAACGGAAATGGAGGGCGGAAGCGCAGAATATGACACGCACCATCCTGGTAATGATGCTTCTGAAATTTTTGCTGTCCGGGAGTACCAGCCGGGTGACCGGCTGAACAGTATTCACTGGAAGCTGAGCGAAAAGCGCGGCAGTGTAATGGTGCGGCAAGGCAGCCTGCCGCTTCCCGCCGGACCGGATATTCTGGTGGAATTAGAAAAGGCACCGCCCAAGCTGCTCAGCTGTACTGCAGAAACAGCCCTGACCCTTTCTGCTGCACTGCTTTCCGCCAGACAGCGCCACCGCCTGCTGTGGTTTGGCGGAAATGAACTGCACAGCGTCTGGATCGATTCCGAGGACACCTCCGCCGAAGCAGAAGTGGGACTGCTTTCCGCGCAGCCGCAGGAACGTGCTGCTGCACTTGCTTCTTACGAGCAGGTTGCTGCACATCCACTTCTGTACGTCACTTCGGGTACGGTTCATTCGAATCTGCTGCCGGAAAATGCCGTTGTTTTCAGCTGCAATGAGGCACCGGAAGAAAGCAGCGGCAATCATTTCTATTTCGTTCAGCCTGGAAAAATTGCAGAAACGCTTGACGGTCTGCAGCTGTAA
- a CDS encoding anti-sigma factor antagonist (This anti-anti-sigma factor, or anti-sigma factor antagonist, belongs to a family that includes characterized members SpoIIAA, RsbV, RsfA, and RsfB.) produces MEKEQQVEKRSVQLRLRENTLTALLFGEIDHHSAREIREEIDLTAMRVRPAQLVLDFGGVQFMDSSGVGLILGRCKIMQMWQGHVIVQNMPPKLEQIVSLAGLTDLCEFRMEDVKDENDE; encoded by the coding sequence ATGGAAAAGGAACAGCAGGTGGAAAAGCGTTCGGTGCAGCTAAGGCTGCGGGAGAACACCCTGACCGCGCTGCTTTTTGGCGAGATCGACCACCACTCTGCACGGGAAATTCGTGAGGAAATTGACCTGACTGCGATGCGGGTGCGTCCGGCACAGTTGGTGCTGGACTTTGGCGGTGTACAATTTATGGACAGCTCCGGTGTGGGGCTGATCCTTGGCCGCTGTAAAATCATGCAGATGTGGCAGGGGCATGTCATTGTTCAGAATATGCCGCCGAAGCTGGAACAAATCGTGTCTTTAGCGGGTTTGACGGATTTGTGCGAGTTCCGAATGGAGGATGTAAAAGATGAAAACGACGAATGA